In Brevibacillus marinus, the genomic window CGCCAGCGCAGCAGCCGCGAGCAGGGCGTTTCTTCCTTCATGGGGCGCGAATGCCGCGTGCGCGGGAACCCCTTTGAATTCGACATCGATTTTCGTGGAGGCGAAGAAATGGCTGACGCCGCACACCACTTGCTTGTTTTTGCGGGCCATCAGACCGAGATGGGCGGCCACAAAGAAGTCGACGTCAGCGACAACGCCGGCCTCCACCATCGCTTTCGCACCTCTTCCGCCCTCTTCCGCCGGCTGGAAAATCAACTTGATCCGTCCTGCGAGTCGGTCGCTGCGCCGGGCAATCAGGGTCGCCAGGCCGAGCCCGATCGCCGTGTGCCCGTCGTGGCCGCAAGCGTGCATCACCCGCTCATAGCGGGAGCGAAATCCCGCTCTCGCCGGAAGGTGTTCGGGCGCTGTGTCTTCCGCGATCTCCAGCGCGTCCAGATCAAACCGGAAGGCGATCGTCGGCCCCGGTTTGCCGGTGTCCCAAACGCCTACCACGCCGGTCAGCCCATCGTCCATTTTCGCAATCCAAAACGGATCGCCGCCATCCCGCAGGGCCCGCTCCTTCGCTTCGCGCAGCTCGGCCGCTCCCGGCAGCCCCATTCTCGCCTCCGGCTTCACCGCATTCCTGCCCGCCAGCACGGCAAAGCCCAACTCGGACAACGTACGGGCGACGAGGGAAGCGGTGCGGAACTCGGTCCAGCCGGTCTCCGGATACTGATGAAAATCCCGCCGCCAGCGAATGATCTTCGGCCTGATGCTCTCCACCAGCTGCGCAATCTGCTCCGTCGTGCTCATACGCGCCATCCCCTTTTCCTCCCCAAAGCTAGTTGACGTATACTCCCGGACCAATGGGCAGTCCCAGCAGATACCAAAGAATCATAAAGCCGGTCCAGACAACCAGAAACAGCAGCGCATACGGGATCATCATCGCGATCAGCGTGCCGAGCCCCGCGTCTTTCTTGTATTCGGCCATGTACAAGAGAATCATGGGAATGTAGGGATTGAGCGGCGAAATG contains:
- a CDS encoding amidohydrolase; the encoded protein is MARMSTTEQIAQLVESIRPKIIRWRRDFHQYPETGWTEFRTASLVARTLSELGFAVLAGRNAVKPEARMGLPGAAELREAKERALRDGGDPFWIAKMDDGLTGVVGVWDTGKPGPTIAFRFDLDALEIAEDTAPEHLPARAGFRSRYERVMHACGHDGHTAIGLGLATLIARRSDRLAGRIKLIFQPAEEGGRGAKAMVEAGVVADVDFFVAAHLGLMARKNKQVVCGVSHFFASTKIDVEFKGVPAHAAFAPHEGRNALLAAAALAVQLQGISRHGGGDSRINVGVLHAGEARNTIPSRASLKLETRGETSEVNQYMTDEAIRMIRAVAAMYDVSERIELVGQTIAASCDGELVRLVREAVCGMGQGLEVIDSLPFLASEDATYMMQAVQDRGGKATYMLLGTERKAGHHHHAFDFAEDVLPRAVEIFAHVLEKIIADHAG